The following proteins are co-located in the Acidicapsa acidisoli genome:
- a CDS encoding YqjF family protein: protein MRAVLEKTSHRPWPLPPGRWAMTQRWNDLLFAHWPMRIAEVEALLPDGLEADVFQGSAWIGVVPFWMDKIQVRGVPPIPGARKFPELNLRTYVRDRRTGTPGVYFFSLDAGNLMAVIAARSFFHLPYYWAQMSIKPRGEREFSYYSRRLLSGRPVIFAARYRGLGPTHKLAQTRPGTIEYFLTERYCLFTRNALGRLMRADIHHVPWPLEEAEAEISQNDLAAQIGLQLPNTAPLLHYSRHLAVYVWPAELVQAKVVAATAAVAAAQ, encoded by the coding sequence ATGCGTGCAGTTCTCGAGAAAACGTCACATCGTCCGTGGCCTTTGCCGCCGGGACGCTGGGCCATGACGCAGCGTTGGAACGATCTGCTCTTCGCTCACTGGCCGATGAGGATTGCGGAAGTTGAGGCGCTGCTGCCCGATGGATTGGAGGCAGATGTCTTTCAAGGATCCGCGTGGATTGGCGTGGTGCCATTCTGGATGGACAAGATTCAAGTCCGTGGCGTGCCGCCGATCCCAGGGGCAAGAAAGTTTCCTGAACTGAATCTGCGAACGTATGTGCGGGACCGGCGAACGGGTACGCCCGGGGTTTACTTCTTTTCCCTTGATGCGGGGAATCTGATGGCGGTCATCGCTGCGCGGAGTTTCTTTCACCTGCCGTACTACTGGGCGCAAATGAGCATCAAGCCACGCGGGGAGCGGGAGTTCTCATATTACAGTCGAAGATTGCTCAGCGGCAGACCGGTCATCTTTGCGGCGCGCTACCGGGGATTGGGCCCGACGCACAAGCTGGCGCAAACCCGGCCGGGGACAATTGAATATTTCCTGACGGAGAGATATTGCCTGTTTACGCGGAACGCGCTGGGACGGCTGATGCGGGCGGATATCCACCATGTGCCTTGGCCGCTCGAAGAAGCTGAGGCGGAGATCAGTCAGAACGATCTGGCCGCGCAAATCGGACTTCAGTTGCCGAATACCGCTCCGCTCTTGCACTATTCACGCCACCTTGCAGTGTACGTATGGCCTGCGGAGCTGGTGCAGGCCAAGGTGGTTGCGGCGACCGCAGCCGTGGCGGCAGCGCAGTAG
- a CDS encoding Crp/Fnr family transcriptional regulator: MAVTNEVFDPHEYLSRGGFGKTILQVRKNEGIFSQGEPGDTVFYIQKGKVKLTVVSPAGKEATIAILGAGHFVGEECITSDQPTRTSSSKALTPCTLLRIRRQEMVRTLTEQPAMSRVFIKYLLSRNTRIQSDLVDQLFNSSEKRLARTLLLLSQTGREDMPLAPLPRISQATLADMVGTTRSRVSFFMNRFRKLGFIEYSGLNRIHVNSSLLSVVPLQ; encoded by the coding sequence ATGGCTGTCACAAATGAAGTCTTCGATCCCCATGAGTATCTGTCCCGAGGAGGATTCGGTAAGACTATTCTTCAGGTCAGGAAGAACGAAGGGATTTTTTCGCAAGGAGAACCGGGCGACACGGTCTTCTATATTCAGAAGGGCAAGGTGAAGTTGACGGTAGTGTCTCCGGCAGGCAAAGAGGCTACGATTGCCATTCTTGGCGCGGGTCACTTTGTTGGCGAAGAGTGCATCACCTCTGACCAGCCGACGCGTACTTCTTCTTCGAAGGCGCTTACTCCATGCACATTGCTTCGCATCCGCCGGCAGGAGATGGTGCGTACCTTGACAGAGCAGCCGGCTATGTCGCGCGTGTTCATCAAGTACCTTCTGTCCCGAAACACTCGCATTCAGTCAGACCTCGTGGACCAGTTATTCAACTCCAGCGAAAAACGGCTTGCGCGTACCCTGCTCCTTCTTTCGCAGACCGGCAGAGAAGACATGCCACTTGCACCGCTGCCCAGAATCAGCCAGGCTACCCTTGCCGACATGGTGGGCACTACACGGTCTCGCGTGAGCTTCTTCATGAACCGCTTCCGCAAGCTGGGATTCATTGAATACAGCGGGCTCAATCGCATCCATGTTAATAGCTCGCTGCTCTCGGTTGTGCCGCTGCAGTAA
- the fabG gene encoding 3-oxoacyl-[acyl-carrier-protein] reductase: MNGLGGRIALVTGASQGIGRACALALAKTGVTVALAARNEAKLAEVKAEIEAAGGQAEAFALDVASEESIQAGAKTVLERFGKVEILVNNAGITRDKLAMQMKREDWDDVLSTNLTGAFLLTQALLRPMLKNRWGRIINISSIVGRTGQAGQVNYAASKAGLIGMTRALAREVASRGITVNAVTPGYIVTPMTAVLDEKQTSAMMAQIPLGRAGTEADVAPAVVFLASEGAGYITGHVLDVNGGMFMGG; the protein is encoded by the coding sequence ATGAACGGATTGGGAGGACGGATTGCGCTGGTTACCGGCGCGTCCCAGGGTATTGGGCGGGCGTGCGCGCTGGCGCTGGCAAAAACGGGCGTCACGGTGGCGCTGGCCGCGCGGAATGAGGCCAAGCTGGCGGAGGTGAAAGCCGAGATTGAGGCTGCGGGCGGTCAAGCCGAAGCCTTTGCGCTTGATGTGGCCAGTGAAGAGTCGATCCAGGCCGGGGCAAAGACTGTGCTGGAACGGTTTGGCAAGGTGGAGATCCTGGTCAACAATGCCGGAATCACGCGGGACAAGCTGGCCATGCAGATGAAGCGTGAGGATTGGGACGATGTGCTGTCGACCAATCTGACCGGGGCTTTTCTACTCACCCAGGCGCTGCTGCGCCCGATGCTCAAGAATCGCTGGGGCCGGATCATCAATATTTCGAGCATTGTAGGGCGAACCGGACAGGCGGGGCAGGTGAATTATGCGGCTAGCAAAGCGGGGCTGATCGGGATGACCCGGGCGCTGGCGCGAGAGGTTGCCTCGCGCGGGATCACGGTCAATGCTGTTACACCGGGATATATTGTGACTCCGATGACGGCAGTGCTGGATGAGAAGCAGACCTCGGCAATGATGGCGCAGATTCCGCTGGGACGGGCGGGGACAGAAGCGGATGTGGCGCCAGCCGTGGTGTTTCTGGCTTCTGAAGGAGCGGGCTACATTACCGGGCACGTATTGGACGTCAACGGCGGCATGTTCATGGGCGGCTGA
- a CDS encoding VWA domain-containing protein: MALAIAGSFPSAVAQATSEAQKGTNRQIDLDVMVTDADGKAVPNLTAQDFTVLDNGKMTAIQAFRESRSRETDAATAGDTEVVVLFDTVNSSLPDVAYARDQVGKFLRQDGGKLAYPVELLAFNGNGVERIAEPSRDGNALAAALEKAGSNLHPIRRSEAFWGAVERLQLSLGTLGNLAQAEARVPGRKLVFWISPGWPLLVGTQNYPSSRELQTFFNAIVAMSNGLREARIVLYSLDPVRTPGADMLRWNYYRGYLKGVPDARRAMAADLALQVLATQSGGNVINFSDKDMWQEIANRVAKAEDFYSLAVAAPSETHADEYHSLKITLDKPGLTVQTRSGYYGEP; the protein is encoded by the coding sequence TTGGCCCTTGCAATTGCCGGCTCTTTCCCTTCTGCAGTGGCCCAGGCGACAAGCGAGGCGCAGAAGGGAACCAACCGGCAGATCGACCTGGATGTAATGGTTACGGACGCTGATGGAAAGGCGGTTCCGAATCTAACAGCGCAGGACTTCACCGTTCTCGACAACGGCAAGATGACGGCGATTCAGGCCTTTCGCGAATCCCGCAGCCGGGAGACCGATGCCGCGACCGCCGGAGATACGGAAGTTGTGGTCCTATTCGACACGGTGAATAGCTCGCTTCCGGATGTAGCCTACGCGCGCGATCAGGTAGGAAAGTTTCTTCGTCAGGATGGCGGAAAGCTGGCGTATCCAGTGGAACTCCTGGCATTCAACGGCAACGGAGTCGAACGGATAGCCGAGCCATCCCGGGACGGAAATGCGCTGGCGGCAGCGCTGGAAAAAGCAGGAAGCAACCTGCACCCCATTCGCCGCTCGGAGGCTTTCTGGGGAGCCGTGGAGCGGTTGCAATTGTCATTGGGCACGCTGGGCAATTTGGCTCAGGCTGAAGCCAGAGTGCCGGGCAGAAAATTGGTTTTTTGGATCAGTCCAGGCTGGCCGCTGCTCGTAGGTACGCAGAACTACCCAAGCAGCAGGGAATTGCAAACCTTTTTCAACGCGATTGTGGCAATGTCGAACGGGCTCCGCGAAGCCCGTATTGTGCTTTATAGCCTCGATCCAGTTCGGACCCCAGGCGCGGACATGCTGCGGTGGAATTACTACAGGGGCTACCTCAAAGGCGTACCCGACGCGCGGCGAGCGATGGCTGCCGATCTTGCCCTTCAAGTGCTGGCCACGCAAAGCGGGGGCAACGTTATCAACTTCAGCGACAAAGATATGTGGCAAGAGATTGCAAACCGTGTCGCTAAGGCTGAGGACTTCTACTCTCTGGCTGTCGCCGCGCCATCGGAGACACATGCCGACGAATATCATTCGCTAAAGATCACACTGGACAAGCCTGGGCTCACGGTTCAAACCAGGAGCGGGTACTACGGCGAACCGTGA
- a CDS encoding FAD-dependent thymidylate synthase: MPSSSSSASISSSDLTAHAQNQTEVFAVHGADPEVLAYAMAKYSRSALSMRQSLREISSQRAEQFLNTFYFQYGHRSIADLAHVAFAIERLSLLAAIVLVDEQRWDGQERSTRYQNFMKSGWYLPDFGQEAEIRQLYTKTVEDLFSAYASTSSAVFEALKSRVACPAEMKQDAYERTLKARAFDVARYLLPLATNTSLGQIVNARTLETQVSRLLSHPAAEVRDLGNKLREAATGPAWNLAAEANADLQAKIAALDPDLALESEILLTREVRTAPTLVKYAQPDLYAPRTGGDLNKANAELFANIPVALAPLVDLVERTESLEVELAATLLYSVGHHPYRQIRDLVASLPEARTAEIIEIGLQHRGRHDELLRAFHAGAALRFDILMDIGGFRDMHRHRRCTQIIQEFTHLHGYETPHSGDAAGLAEAGILAEYQASIEAAFAASRKIAASNAPEAAQSALYVLPLATRIRALFKMDFAEAVYISELRSGPAGHFSYRKVAWEMYLAVQRQHPSLAKYFRVTDFNEPIDILKR, encoded by the coding sequence ATGCCCAGTTCATCCTCCAGCGCTTCGATTTCCAGTTCCGACCTCACGGCTCACGCCCAGAACCAAACCGAGGTCTTCGCTGTCCACGGAGCCGATCCAGAAGTGCTGGCCTACGCCATGGCCAAATATTCCCGCTCCGCGCTCTCCATGCGCCAGTCGCTCCGCGAAATCAGCTCGCAGCGCGCCGAGCAGTTCCTGAACACCTTCTATTTCCAATACGGCCACCGCTCTATCGCCGACCTGGCCCACGTCGCCTTTGCCATCGAGCGTCTTTCTCTGCTGGCCGCCATTGTTCTCGTCGACGAACAGCGATGGGACGGTCAGGAGCGCTCCACCCGGTATCAGAACTTTATGAAATCGGGCTGGTACCTGCCAGACTTCGGCCAGGAAGCGGAAATCCGGCAACTCTATACCAAGACTGTCGAAGACCTGTTCTCTGCATATGCAAGCACATCTTCGGCGGTCTTCGAGGCCCTCAAATCCCGCGTAGCATGCCCTGCCGAAATGAAGCAGGACGCGTACGAACGCACCCTTAAGGCCCGTGCATTCGACGTAGCACGCTATTTGCTTCCGCTGGCCACTAACACGTCACTCGGCCAGATCGTCAACGCACGCACGCTGGAAACGCAAGTCTCGCGGCTGCTCTCCCACCCCGCCGCCGAGGTTCGCGACCTCGGCAACAAGCTGCGCGAAGCCGCCACCGGTCCGGCCTGGAACCTCGCAGCCGAGGCCAACGCTGATCTCCAGGCCAAAATCGCAGCCCTCGACCCTGATTTAGCCTTGGAATCCGAAATCCTTCTCACTCGCGAGGTTCGAACCGCGCCCACTCTGGTCAAATACGCTCAGCCCGACCTGTATGCCCCTCGCACCGGAGGCGATCTCAATAAGGCCAACGCCGAGCTTTTCGCCAACATCCCCGTCGCTCTGGCTCCGCTCGTGGATCTTGTCGAGCGCACCGAAAGCCTCGAAGTGGAACTGGCCGCAACCCTGCTATATTCCGTCGGCCATCATCCCTACCGGCAGATCCGCGACCTGGTCGCCAGCCTGCCGGAAGCCCGCACTGCCGAAATCATCGAAATCGGCCTCCAGCATCGCGGCCGCCATGATGAACTCCTGCGCGCCTTCCACGCTGGAGCCGCTCTGCGTTTCGACATCCTAATGGATATCGGCGGCTTTCGCGACATGCACCGGCACCGCCGCTGCACTCAGATCATCCAGGAGTTCACCCACCTCCACGGCTACGAAACACCCCACTCCGGTGACGCCGCAGGGTTGGCCGAGGCTGGAATTCTGGCGGAATATCAGGCATCCATCGAAGCGGCCTTCGCCGCAAGCCGGAAGATCGCGGCCAGCAATGCACCGGAAGCCGCTCAGTCCGCTCTGTATGTGTTGCCGCTGGCTACCAGGATTCGCGCTCTTTTCAAGATGGACTTCGCCGAAGCCGTCTATATCTCAGAGTTACGCTCAGGGCCAGCCGGCCACTTTAGTTATCGCAAAGTGGCATGGGAAATGTATCTGGCTGTCCAGCGCCAGCATCCGTCCCTGGCTAAGTACTTCCGGGTAACTGATTTCAACGAACCAATCGACATACTTAAGCGATAA
- a CDS encoding VWA domain-containing protein, which yields MRDSLRFRTAFFNATMVAGLSIATAFTMDQPLLFGQQLLLSPGSEAVERPVIQPVLDEISASADGNDESFYGRGTQAIQEGRWADAEAIFDKIAQRPGEHAEGALYWKAYAQSKGGKSEVALKTCEQLRKGYPKSKWIDDCDAMEIEIRSRSGQPVDPMNEKDENLKLLALNALMHQDEARALPQIRRILSGGQSEIFKEHALFVLTQSSSKAAQEMLAEVANPSAGEATSIQSNLALRQRAQQLIAASHSASGSSGRTGRELGIDLTVSDAAGRPITGLSADNFTLLDNGQPRKILGFHEMRRTAAKPGDTTDPPTEVMIVIDTINEPLLGFAYIRDEVETFLKMDDGRLTHPVSLFIVDGKDAERLAPASQDGKALAATLEKAGTGKRPIRRSSGFVGVLPRAQMSLAALGSLAVEEATKPGRKMLIWISPGWDTVSIDDDWMIDIQRYRDLAPLFETRKAMFAGIVALSTGLRQARIQMYCIKPDHSGGLASTVWDRYKIHLNGVTQPGKAGTGDLSLQVLAVQSGGQAVDSTNDYLSGVIAKTITGAEADYFVTFDAPPAERLDEFHTLKITVNKPGLIVRTRHGYYDEP from the coding sequence ATGAGGGACTCATTACGATTTCGCACGGCTTTTTTCAATGCAACTATGGTCGCGGGGCTTTCGATAGCGACTGCTTTCACGATGGATCAACCGCTGTTGTTCGGACAACAGTTGCTCCTTTCTCCCGGATCTGAAGCGGTAGAGCGACCTGTTATTCAGCCTGTTTTAGATGAAATATCCGCGAGTGCTGACGGCAACGATGAGAGTTTCTATGGCAGGGGCACTCAGGCGATCCAGGAGGGCCGTTGGGCGGATGCTGAGGCGATCTTCGACAAGATTGCGCAGCGCCCCGGAGAACATGCGGAGGGCGCGCTCTACTGGAAGGCGTATGCGCAAAGCAAAGGGGGCAAGAGCGAAGTCGCGCTGAAAACCTGTGAGCAGCTGCGCAAGGGCTATCCAAAGAGCAAGTGGATTGATGACTGCGACGCGATGGAGATTGAGATTCGCAGCAGGAGCGGGCAGCCTGTCGATCCAATGAATGAGAAGGATGAGAATCTGAAGCTGCTTGCACTGAACGCCCTGATGCATCAGGACGAAGCCAGGGCTCTGCCGCAGATTAGGCGGATATTGTCAGGCGGGCAATCGGAGATATTCAAGGAACACGCGCTCTTTGTGCTGACGCAAAGCTCCTCGAAGGCAGCGCAGGAGATGTTGGCTGAGGTTGCGAATCCTTCTGCCGGTGAGGCGACGAGTATCCAATCCAATCTGGCGTTGCGGCAGCGCGCCCAGCAGTTGATTGCCGCTTCGCATTCGGCGAGCGGGTCGTCAGGCCGCACCGGCCGCGAACTCGGGATAGACCTCACAGTGAGCGACGCGGCGGGCAGGCCCATCACTGGGTTGAGTGCGGACAATTTCACGCTCCTAGACAATGGACAGCCGAGAAAGATACTTGGCTTTCACGAGATGCGCCGTACCGCCGCAAAACCGGGCGATACGACGGACCCTCCCACCGAGGTCATGATCGTGATCGACACAATCAACGAGCCACTCCTCGGTTTTGCCTATATCCGGGATGAGGTTGAAACCTTTCTCAAAATGGACGACGGACGCCTCACCCACCCGGTCTCACTCTTCATCGTCGATGGCAAGGACGCAGAGAGACTGGCACCGGCCTCGCAGGACGGAAAAGCGTTGGCAGCCACTCTGGAAAAGGCCGGGACTGGCAAGCGTCCGATTCGAAGATCCTCGGGATTCGTCGGCGTGTTGCCGCGCGCTCAGATGTCGCTTGCTGCGCTCGGCTCGCTGGCCGTGGAGGAAGCGACAAAGCCCGGCAGGAAAATGCTAATTTGGATCAGCCCCGGTTGGGATACTGTAAGCATCGATGATGACTGGATGATCGACATACAGCGCTATCGCGATCTGGCGCCACTTTTTGAAACCCGAAAAGCGATGTTTGCCGGCATTGTTGCCCTCTCCACCGGGCTGCGACAAGCACGGATTCAAATGTACTGCATCAAACCCGACCACTCGGGAGGCTTGGCGTCAACGGTCTGGGACCGGTACAAAATCCATCTCAATGGGGTGACACAGCCGGGTAAGGCCGGGACGGGAGACCTCTCGCTACAGGTGCTTGCAGTGCAGAGTGGCGGCCAGGCAGTGGACTCTACGAACGATTACCTTTCCGGAGTGATCGCCAAGACTATCACGGGAGCCGAAGCCGACTATTTCGTCACATTCGATGCGCCTCCCGCGGAACGTCTGGACGAGTTTCACACACTGAAGATTACCGTGAACAAGCCGGGGCTTATCGTCCGCACACGCCACGGCTACTACGACGAACCATAA
- a CDS encoding antibiotic biosynthesis monooxygenase family protein, with amino-acid sequence MFVILWQFDIAEENVPGFEAAYGPGGSWAALFGRSAEYLGTEFFKDAYVPGRYVTLDRWSSEEAFRAFRAQNDPDYEALDRACDPLTQSETRIGAFLA; translated from the coding sequence ATGTTCGTGATTCTGTGGCAATTCGACATCGCGGAAGAAAACGTGCCCGGCTTTGAAGCGGCCTACGGCCCCGGCGGCTCATGGGCTGCACTCTTCGGCCGTTCCGCTGAGTACCTTGGCACCGAATTTTTCAAGGATGCCTACGTCCCCGGACGCTACGTGACCCTCGATCGGTGGAGCAGTGAAGAAGCCTTCCGCGCCTTCCGCGCCCAGAACGATCCCGACTACGAAGCTCTCGATCGGGCCTGTGACCCCCTCACTCAGTCGGAAACCCGCATTGGCGCGTTCCTGGCGTAG
- a CDS encoding RNA polymerase sigma factor yields MDLNEHSAIRAVLSGDTEAYRGLVVRHSPTLLRVALRITGNEADADEVVQEAFLRGYQKLPSFRFKAGFGTWIYRIAVNCAFDRIGHRGPDESQDTTEDAEWIQERLPDLDAGPERLLLSKEMATQQAFAMHALTSLERTAFLLRHVEDHSTSEIAEALGMAPNAVKQAVFRSVQKLRRRLAPLRGKI; encoded by the coding sequence ATGGACTTGAACGAGCACAGCGCGATCCGGGCTGTCCTTTCCGGAGACACCGAAGCCTATCGCGGGCTGGTGGTTCGTCACAGTCCAACGCTGCTACGCGTAGCGCTTCGTATCACAGGCAACGAAGCAGATGCGGATGAAGTAGTGCAGGAGGCCTTTTTGCGGGGCTATCAGAAGCTGCCTTCATTTCGCTTCAAGGCTGGCTTCGGGACGTGGATCTATCGCATCGCAGTGAACTGCGCATTTGACCGGATCGGGCACCGCGGGCCAGACGAGAGTCAAGATACGACTGAGGATGCGGAATGGATTCAGGAGCGGTTGCCAGATCTCGATGCGGGGCCGGAACGATTGTTGCTGAGCAAGGAAATGGCAACCCAGCAAGCGTTTGCGATGCATGCGCTTACTTCGCTTGAGCGGACGGCATTTCTGCTGCGGCATGTTGAAGATCACTCAACGAGTGAGATTGCGGAGGCGCTGGGCATGGCTCCGAATGCGGTGAAACAGGCTGTCTTTCGCTCAGTACAGAAGCTGCGGCGGCGCTTGGCGCCATTGCGAGGAAAGATATGA
- a CDS encoding DUF5666 domain-containing protein produces MRVNLFGTLVASTALALTTTVAATAQQTGAGQGSNGQGQGWRGRGMGFPGGGRGVLGSVTEVAADHYTIKTDNGETYTVHFSVNTRIMKEPAGRRQGGGGDAEGGQRSTPQVLKSTDIKVGDFITAGGEVDAAAKSIGAVFIAQIDPERAKQIREMEANFGKTWLAGRITAIDGTTITIEGAMDHTPHSIMVDENTSFHQRRDSITLADIKPGEQLRAEGAVKGGAFLATTVNAMEPQNRGEGSPQAPASQPKPQ; encoded by the coding sequence ATGCGCGTCAATTTATTTGGAACCTTAGTCGCGAGTACGGCCCTGGCGCTTACGACCACAGTCGCGGCGACAGCCCAGCAGACCGGTGCCGGACAGGGCAGCAACGGACAAGGACAGGGCTGGCGCGGGCGTGGCATGGGGTTTCCCGGCGGCGGACGCGGCGTTCTCGGCTCCGTGACTGAGGTCGCAGCCGACCACTACACCATCAAGACCGACAATGGCGAAACCTACACTGTTCACTTCAGCGTCAATACTCGCATCATGAAGGAGCCGGCAGGCCGTCGCCAGGGAGGCGGTGGTGACGCGGAAGGCGGTCAGAGGTCCACGCCTCAAGTCCTCAAGTCCACAGACATCAAGGTTGGTGACTTTATTACCGCCGGCGGGGAAGTAGATGCAGCCGCGAAGTCGATCGGCGCGGTCTTCATAGCGCAAATCGACCCGGAGCGGGCTAAGCAAATACGTGAGATGGAGGCCAACTTCGGCAAAACGTGGCTGGCTGGCCGCATCACCGCGATTGACGGAACGACCATAACGATTGAGGGCGCCATGGATCACACCCCCCACTCGATTATGGTTGACGAGAACACTTCTTTCCATCAGCGCCGCGACTCCATCACCCTCGCCGACATAAAACCCGGTGAGCAATTGCGCGCTGAGGGAGCGGTCAAAGGCGGAGCATTCCTGGCGACCACCGTCAACGCCATGGAGCCACAGAATCGCGGCGAAGGCAGTCCGCAGGCTCCCGCATCTCAACCCAAGCCCCAGTAG
- a CDS encoding aminotransferase, with protein sequence MPAANSFPAYELDKPGLEQMDRASVLHPATSIADFASGKAPSTIVDTANGVRVRDTDGHELIDAFAGLYCVNIGYGRTEVADAIARQAHKLAYFHTYAGHSTEELIRLSDRLVKMAPASSGGGNFRRVFYGTSGSDANETQAKLVWYYHNLIGKPKKKRIIARERAYHGNTVMAGSMTGLSLYHDFMDLPVPAILRTAAPHHYWGAEPGESEEDFSARRAAELEALILREDPETIGGFIGEPVLGTGGLVPPPMGYWQAIQAVLRKYEILLIADEVITGFGRTGRMFGSQLYEIQPDLITIAKGLTSAYAPLSGVLVGERVFLAMEAGSAEAGIFPHGYTYTGHPIGVAAANANLDILERENLTANAVEVGAYMLERLHDAFDRLPITGEVRGVGLMLAVEFVADPATKKRLDPALKVAYRISTLAREKGLITRAMPQSDAIGFAPPLILTRGDADKIVEIAAASTRLVIDELTREGVFS encoded by the coding sequence ATGCCCGCCGCCAACTCATTTCCAGCCTACGAACTCGATAAGCCCGGTCTTGAGCAGATGGACCGTGCATCCGTCCTGCATCCGGCCACCAGCATCGCCGACTTCGCCTCCGGCAAGGCGCCCTCCACCATCGTGGACACGGCCAACGGCGTTCGCGTTCGCGATACCGATGGTCACGAGTTGATCGATGCGTTTGCCGGCCTCTACTGCGTCAACATTGGTTACGGACGCACCGAAGTGGCCGACGCAATTGCCCGCCAGGCCCACAAACTCGCCTACTTTCACACCTACGCGGGCCACTCCACGGAAGAGTTGATTCGGCTCTCCGACCGTTTGGTGAAGATGGCTCCGGCTTCCAGCGGAGGCGGCAATTTCAGGCGTGTTTTCTATGGCACTTCTGGCTCCGACGCCAACGAAACTCAGGCCAAACTCGTGTGGTACTACCACAACCTCATCGGCAAACCAAAGAAGAAGCGCATCATCGCCCGCGAACGCGCTTATCACGGCAACACCGTCATGGCGGGTTCCATGACGGGACTGAGCCTCTACCACGACTTCATGGATCTGCCGGTTCCAGCAATCTTGCGCACCGCCGCGCCGCACCATTACTGGGGCGCTGAGCCCGGGGAGTCAGAAGAAGACTTCTCCGCCCGCCGCGCAGCTGAACTGGAAGCCCTGATCCTTCGCGAAGACCCCGAAACCATTGGAGGCTTCATCGGCGAGCCCGTCCTTGGCACAGGCGGCCTCGTTCCACCACCCATGGGCTACTGGCAGGCGATCCAGGCCGTCCTGCGCAAGTACGAAATTCTGCTCATTGCCGACGAAGTCATCACCGGTTTCGGCCGCACGGGCCGGATGTTCGGCTCGCAGCTCTATGAGATCCAGCCCGACCTGATCACCATCGCCAAGGGATTGACCTCCGCTTACGCCCCGCTCAGCGGAGTCCTCGTCGGTGAGCGCGTCTTCCTGGCCATGGAAGCAGGCTCCGCCGAAGCCGGCATCTTCCCGCACGGCTACACATACACAGGCCATCCCATCGGCGTAGCTGCGGCAAACGCCAACCTCGACATTCTTGAACGCGAAAACCTCACCGCCAACGCAGTCGAAGTGGGCGCCTACATGCTCGAGCGCCTCCACGATGCTTTCGACAGACTGCCTATCACCGGCGAAGTGCGTGGTGTCGGCCTCATGCTCGCGGTGGAATTTGTCGCCGATCCCGCGACAAAGAAGCGCCTCGACCCAGCTCTCAAAGTCGCCTACCGCATTTCCACGCTGGCCCGCGAAAAGGGTCTTATCACCCGCGCCATGCCCCAGAGCGATGCCATCGGCTTCGCTCCGCCGTTGATCCTGACTCGCGGCGATGCCGACAAGATCGTCGAGATCGCAGCAGCTTCAACCCGCCTGGTCATCGACGAACTGACCCGTGAGGGTGTGTTCTCGTAA